The Vigna angularis cultivar LongXiaoDou No.4 chromosome 9, ASM1680809v1, whole genome shotgun sequence DNA window AAAACTAGGAACAAAGTATACTTCGAACCTGATAAAAGAAAGATGAACAAGAAAGCCACATCCAATTTCCGTTATTAATTGCCCAATCTGAATCAATCAGAAGCCTCTCAAAGACATCCCGTCCTTTTTCCCAGTGAACAAACTGTCAGCAGCAAAAACAGATATCAGTATCCAATAGCTTAGCATGAATAATTTGACGAGGTTATTCAAAGTACTTATACCAGATCGCCTCGAGTTAGAAAACATGCGACAGAATGTCGTGCCAAATGATGCATCCAACCCCATCTGCGTAGCTACAAAACGAAAAACGGATTCAAAAGGCTGAAAAATGTATTGCAGCAGAATAGCTCTGAGGCACACAAATTTGAAGCAAAACAACTTTATTATTGCTTCATGTGGAAGAGGATGTCAAAGCCCAAATCCAAACCTGGATCATGATAGCATCAATCCAAGGAAATCCCGTCCTAGCCTCCCTCCAAGCCTCCAGCAGCTTATCATCATCCTTCCAAGGAAtctacaatatattttaaatgacatCTATAATAATTAAGTGGTGTCACATTTTCTTTAACAGAGCAGTGTTAATCTGACATCAACCTCATAGCATAATAATAGACCAAGATTCAACACACCAACAATAATATAAGGATATATGTAGCATGGAgaacaatcaaaataaatacTCTTGAAGCATAAACATAACGAGCTAAATTGTCATATCTTTATGTTTAGAGGCTGTATACAATAGCAACAACATCTTCTAATCTCACCTGCTTGCATATCCTATTGCCTTTCATTCTATCAAAATTTGGAGTGCCAAAAGCAGCCGTGTAAAAGAACTCTCGCCATAACAACTGCAAAAGTCAAACAGCTTCAGTTTCCTCAAGGTAGAATTCTGAAAACAATAAAGTGATATTAACTTCAGGAGATGGCAGGACCTGTCCGGTAAGAGAAACAGGTGGTGATGTATGCTTTGGCATACTTCTATATATATCCTGAATTCGCTGGTAGAAATATCTTGAAGATAAACAACCAAACTGCATAGGAAGCGAATGAAAGgcaaaaaatgtaaaaatgatctcaacaaggtTCTTTGTGTGATTTAATACAGTTTAAACGTAACAGGTTTTGACTTACTTTCAGGTACGGTGATAAAACAGTTGTTGCCGGCTTCAGAAATGCAGATGGATTGCCCTTTGGTTTCTCAAAGTTTGCCACCCACTTCTAATAtcataaaaacaacaaaccaAGGCATGATACTGGTTAAAAAATCTACATTACTATGTTGCCTCCCCAATTACATGCACTTGACCTTTCAGCAAGAAACATCAATCTTATATGTGAATACTGATGAATTGGCATCGCAGCATTGAGATTATAGTTGTTATTTCTGAATGCTGAAACTTAGAGTGTAGAAAGTACCTTGTCTTTCATGCATTCATCTAACCTCTTCAATGCTTCTGACTCACCCCCTTTGAAAGGAGAGAACTCATCCTGAACAAAACTATCATTAGGTGCTCAGAAGGGGTAtgatctaaaatataaaacacgCTCACGCACCTGTTCAGCATCTCCATATCCAAGATCTGTGATGGTAGGAACTTCAGAAATATCACAACTTCCAAGATGGCCAACTGGAGGAAGTGAAGAGTACACGGTTGTGAGAGGAGAGGGTGGTTCCCCAGCAAGTTTGACAAACGATTGATAACTAAGGGGTGGCTTCCCTCCGTTCTTTTTTGGCATTAGCAAGAACACAAACAAATTGATCACAAGTTAACATAATcagaacaataataacaatgaaTAACCTAGGAATCCAACCATAAAGGAAAAAACTATTCATTCGTAAGAACAgaatatcataaaattaataagcaatgaaaaaacttgttaacttgAAACGATTTGTTGAAGGTTCAAACTCACCTTTTGTATAATATCCGTGGGGTTGAAGAGTGTGTGACTCACAGGAGAGAAAACCTCAATTCCAGCAGCGAGTGCAAAGTTCTGTAAACAGATACCCAGTAAAGCCAACAACCACACCCCAACTACACACCCTTAAAAACAAGGACTAAGCTtctcaaacaacaaaaacatctCAAGTAAACAACATTTGTACCTTAACTTTAACATCCAGAGCCTGATAATACGGTTCAGTGTCGTACTCAAAGCACAGCTTGCTGACATTCCACTGAAGcaacaatcacaaacaaaacAACTAGCTTGAATTTTGCAAacaatagaaagaaagaaatcgATGGTAGAGATCACGGATATATTATACACATGCCTCCTTCAAGCAATGAATGACGACTTCAGCTGGGTCACCCTTGAGAATCAAAAGTCGCGAGCCAAGGTTCTTGAGGTTGAGGTCCAGGTCCACGAGGCTCTCCAACAAGAACTTGATGCGGTTCAGACCCGCGCGCGATGATCCAGGTGAGAAAGCATCCGGGTCGGGTTTCATATAATGCGGGTCAATCACGAAGACAGGGTAGAGATGAGAGGCACTTCGGGACGCGAACTCGAGAGCCGGGTTGTCGTGGATCCGAATCCCCTTCCTGAACCACACCAGAGAACCCGACCCGGATCCCATCATCGAAGGCACAATTGCAAAGGTGAAGGTTTGAACCGAATCCTCTTCTTCGCGCCTTTCCTTAAACACCAATTTACGTTTCCATATTGAAATACGAAGTTGTTGTTTCTAACGTGCGCCGGGAGTTTACATATTGAGGTTTACGTGATTCGGGGTTTGGTTTACGCACACGGCATAGGTTAGAACTTGTTTGGATAGAAAAAATGTAACGGTACCTGAGATGCCACGTTGCGGCTTTTACGCCACGTACTGTTGTTATTGCCcatgtgaattcaattaattcgATTTTggcttcatttttttattaaactgcTTTAATTTATCgttaatataattcaaaatattaatgtcACAGTTTGAGTCACCATTTTCGTCGATTTCTTGTAccattttatttagtttattgcaaTTTACATTTTCAGTTAATAATTTCAATCCATCTTTATCTCCTTCATTTTCCTTTGTTATCTTTTACTTATTATACAccatttcatctttatataaaaaaaatataattgtggaaaaaaaatgcatgaacaatcaaattttaaaacgtAACTATTAATTTTGAGAATATCACTACTTCACATCAggaaaaattcaataaaagttgaaaaatatattctattatCATTTTGGAGAAAAGTAATTTTGTCCTTCTAAGAATTTTTTACTAACGAGTGTTtctatttatcaaataaaagaatttctattatttttaagacATTGATAATATTCACTTTTTCatgtaatttatcttttaaaatactaaaaaactATTCCTAAAGAGATTGCTTATTCTCAGGATATTAATAATATTCactttttcatataatttatcttataaaatactaaaaaactATTCCTAAAAAGATTgctgtagaaaaaaaaaacatattaaaaccATGAGTGACACAAAACATTAGCagaattacttttttttctacattttattttttacaaaataataaattattttcacacTAGCACAAGTTATAACTTATGTATTATAATAAcattgttaatttaatttttattccaCTACtacttataaaatatcatttcctAAATTTTTACaacattattaatttaattttttatcttttgttaacGTAAAATACTGTTCCATCCTGAAACGTCATGATCTTTACAGAAACTCTTGTCTTAGGTTGATCTGAACCTAAAGACCGTGCTTAGATAAGTGACTGAACATTTCTATGCAATggttaattttgtattaaatcaTGCACAGAATGTCATTTTCTTCATTGACTTCAccaaattattatatgattatacTAATTAAAGTTGTATTCTGCGATaatacaacttaaaaaaaaaagattgttattggtgaaatagaaaataaaattgttcatCGTGATATAATATTAGCTCGTTATCTAAAACAGacaagttaaaatatatatactaataataacatgtaaataaaattacaaataaattagaaaaggatatatatatatatatatatatatatatatatatatatatatatatatatataatattaacttcTCTTCCATTTGTAGtaatataaatgattaaaaaagtcaaattttaattaaatttaattgtataaaattaatcacataaaaatttaatcGTATAAGtcttttttaacattattaataTATCCTTATATTCATGATTAAAAGTTATTCCGGTATATCtgcacaaaaataaatacattatatCCTCTTGTTTTCAggtcaaaattataatttatttatctattacataaatgaataattaaaccTTAGGAATATTACCTACCgattataatttctaatattatttgatagtaataattattattgggtttattctaaTTGAAAACatacatgaaaataaaagtttgcactctattatttttactgttagtaatttacattaaatgttttcaaCACAATGAAAacacttattaaaaaaaaaattcaaatctttCAAGGTCTTGTTATTTGAAgtgaaattatgaaatttcTTGACAATTATCAAGTATTGTCCGGACCACAACCACGACAAGTACAAGGTTTATTGagtttttaaaacatatttagaTATCATCGGAAAGTATATAAACTAATCAATTTACGAATCAATTCCTTTCCATATTGTCTCTGTTACCAAGCAGCTtgcaaatttaattttatattatataaaatagtaaagaaaaattatctcattttcaaaaatattaaatcataattaaattatgaggaagtattattaaaattttacgactaaaattaaaattaaactaaaacgCGAAGtgtttatagttttaaaaagtattaaatggactattaaaattaaatttagtaaaaaaaaaatagttaataactagtaaaaaaaacacatgGACCCTGCATTGAAATTAACTGTTATATACCATGTTGCATTGAGATTAACTGTTACATATTTGCCTATTCATATAAATACTTTGTTTAACACTATTTCGTCAAGCATTTATGTCTTTCTTTTCAatattctctcttttcatttatTCTCTCTTCCCAACTATGTtttgtgtattatttttttcaatcaacATGGCTTAAGAGCGTGTTCATAACTATATAAAATTTGTGCTGAATaccttaattaaaatattccaGAAAATTGAGCggaattataaattttagattttagttttccccaaaagaaaattttaattaaaaaaacacctACAACTTACATGATATATTAGTTGagaataaattaagaaaaaataatattgaaatttatttttattgactaATTAGAATTACTTTTCATCAACCCATGTAATATTCATtagaaaaaaagattatttatatttaaaaaaaaataataaataaatttttaatatagttaaatttgaataattagttttagttcatttagtttagtttaataaaatatatatttatttattttcattactaaaaatattttaaattattattttagtttcctATATTTATTTCATGATAAATTAACCATAATTCTTAAATagtttagataaaataatttaaaagaataaataattgaaaataatagtttagaTGGGTAAGTTGGACGGGGTGATTAAGCTAGAGATGGAACATTTTTTGTTATAGCTATACAAGTTTGccctaatataataataataataatgcagATACGTGGCTATGCAGCATTATGGGCTTAATATAAGAGGATTCGGCCTAATTTTTGTGATATTTGTTTGGTAAGTGTGTTATTCATGTTATTCAAATTCCCACACGCACATGTGAATCATACAAAGTACATTCTTCCTATAGATTTCTAAGGACTTGTAGGAGAATAAAATAACTATGACCAAAGTTGTTATTAAATTGGActatatatgataataaaatatatggtGAGATCATgcttcaaattatatatttgcttCGGTACctactaaattatatatatttttcaataatcatctaaaataatttaattaataaattaaaaaataatacactcATACATATCTGAATCAGTAGTATAAGATGTTATATGAACCAAATATATTTAGCGTGCATCAATCATACATTTGAAGAGATTGGAGTCAGATTAATTAATTACCCTAATAATCACATACCaaagattaattaattattctaataatcaCATACCAAAAGGttaaaaatgcaaaagaaagaaGTACAAGTAAACAAATCATGCACAAATATTATACATTCCAGATTGTCCCAAATCATGAACAGTTGAAAGAGTTTTTGAAAGATTAATTAAAGTCGAcgaattgaaaattgaaaaggtGCCAACAGAATTCCTATTTCTCGTACCCTTTTGAAATATCGGAGGCGAGTCTGGAGGCGATAGCAGAGTGGTACATGATGTCATGAAACGTCGACGTTTCTACCGTTTTCTTCCGCAGCTGTTTCGCCTTCTCTTCTGTGAAGCACCCAGCGAACCTTGAACCGGGCCGGTTCAGCTCTCGCTCCAGATCTGGTTTTTTGCTCGGATTTGGGCTGATGTAGTCCGCTTCCGCGGGCCAACCGAACAGAGGGGCCCACCAATTGGAAGAAACAGGCTTCCTGTTGTTGGGATCAGGCTTTGCCGGCGAGCCCGCAGAAGCCCGGATGATTGGGGGTCGGATAAACGTGAATGTGGTTGCCATGAgtaagagaagagagaagaacaATGGATTTGGTTTTTGCTTTGATTGTTAAAAacttagagaaaaagaaaacaagttaaAGTTGAAGTTAGAGAAATTATCAGGTGTGTCAAGATTCCATGAGGGTATGCGCTGCATCAGCGTGAATCTTCAAGATGAGATATGATGCTGGAAAGAATAGGTATTTAGGGAATTTTGGTATGAGTGTAGAATTGAGTTGGTGGAGAGCGTAACAGAGGAAAATAATTGTGGATAAGCAAGTACACGTGGCGGGTAGAGGAGATAATGCTGACTATTGCGtctcttttcttactttttgtGAGATATTAAGTGCACTTTTTCTAAGATGTTGAGTGTTACGGTATACTTTTTCAAATTCAGAATTTTAGAATGAagatgtgttttattttttattaaattgatgtgtcttttttaaattgtcaaaatgaataaaattaaaaaataagtcaTATTTGAAAATACTGTTTTCCTTATGACAAGACTATATTTGTAATTAACTTTATTTCAAGTTGAAGTAAATCTTCTTTATTAAcgaaaacaaacatattaaagGTAAATCTTAGTTAAAtacacaattttaaatttattattataataaagtcAAAGTGAAATGAATGTaagatgtaaaatattttaatattaaattttaaaatgacagaagtttatataaaagaaattcttcttttgaatttttgtttgagATAGATGATATTTTGATTATCATATATATGTTAGATTAAAGCTTTGAGTagcatatattatattaaatcaatcaaatattaaatttggtaagtaaaattagttttatgtGTAGTGTTGgttgttatttcttttaaatggaTGATTAGAAAGAGATGTTATGTATATATGATTTATCTTTAAAGTCATGCCTCAATTGTTCAAACAGTAAAAAGAGattattaagaaattattaacaaaacaCACACTTTAAGTGTGGGATTTAATGTTTCAAAATTTGTaatgaatgtttttttaaagatgTATATGAAAGTATAAATAACATGTCTTGCATACTTAtggaaatttaataaaaaacacGCTTATTGAAGATGTTGATCTCCATGTATGAATTTAAGaattaatatgtttgttttatagtgctattgaattgaaaaaatgtAAACTGAGTAAAAATGTGGATAACTTTAAAAACAcgtttattttgatttatttgaatTGCTATTGTGTAAGACATCACTCACGTGATGTTATTGttcaaataaaacttaaataatgtAAATCATTGCATTTATCACCTAAGTCGTTAAGTAACATGAAAGATAACTCAAGCATTGACTTAAAACAAAAGAGATCTTGATATAATTCTTTCTCCTTCCTAAACATGTCACTCCAAAATATAGCTTGTGACTCAAACACTGATTTTAAACACATAAGTGTGACTTGAAGGTGTTTTAAATGTGTCATAACATGTGGTATAACATATGACATATGGGTTGAAAGCTAAAACGTTGTATcgaagtttaattattttacgaTGGtgggtgttttttttaaaacttattggATTTCTTCCAACAAGTTGGTATTGATCAAGTGTTGGCCATAAAACTTATATGATGGCCACTCAAGTGACCAGATGAAAGCTAGAGTCAAAATACCTCTATTTATCCCAGTTTCGTATTTATCATCACCATAAACGATACTACTTAGGTATCCTATGTCACTTATTAAGGACCCCCTATTTTGAACTAAAGCTTATGTATATAAGTGATCTAGTTATGATTCACCATATGCAAAAGTCACTCAAAAGAGACACATATGCAAACAccatattatacatatataattaatcatagcttttatattttacactatcgttatacatatatacatacacacacatacaatatatgtgtgtgtaaaCATTTATTATCAGCACAACATGACTATATCATCACTCAACACATTGTTGTTTGGGTGAATTCTTTAATACACAAAATGTAACATTCATTTAAGCAATATACGTGTCTCTTAAATGAAATGTAACTACTGAATAACATCCTTCTAGAATTTACATTTCATTTCTAGCTATGTATGTATTAAAAATGTACATATGACTTGATATCATATGTTTTGTGTCACCCTAACATTAACAACATATGTAAACTAAGGTTTTACGAATTTACGTTATGTTGAGTATTgacttttagtaaaaattattttgtacgATTTAGAATCTTTTAAAGGATAGACCATGTTTGGTTATAATATGTGTGActatatgtaaattaatttgtatttgtatataaaataataaaactagtaTGTAATGTCATAATATGTTGATAGGGTTTAATTTGACTATTTTACCTTTACATGTTAATTGCTACCAAAATCAATACataaacaagttttattataaactcTGGTAGAAAAAACACAGTTTCTCATTAGTTATTACATTTTGATTGTAATTATATTCATGTGTGTTTTGGAAAACTTTGAATCTTAAaagtaattgtatattttatataaacaatttcaggatgaatatatatatatatatatatatatatatatatatatatatatatatatatatatatatatatatatatatatatatatatatatatatatatatatatatatatatatatagtagtgTCTACTGGTATGGGTGAGacattacaataaataaatatgattttaaaataaaagtgaagtCGCATCTCTTAATCttcaattttattgtaataataataaataaatactaatataattataataatattctaaCCATAAGTTTTCATTGCCgccattaattttataaatattgttattattattccATATTTACtcattatatttgttttcagATTGGACATTCTTAACACCCGCTCACACAGAAAATCGgtctatataaaaaattgtttattgaaaatgtaaaataaaaaaaatgttttgaattttagTTGAATATGAAGTTAAGTTAATTTTTACATCAATTTTTTACTGAGAATCAAATTTAAAGTAAATGTACGATTAAATTAATTCTGCGTTTTTTCATAGTATCACCATATTACCATCATCTTCAATGTTGAAATCCTAAATCTAAATTAtcgtttttatttaaaacacgATTTTACTGAaagcttttattaaaaatattaatgtcacATAATAAGGgtcttaaatttataataggATAAGTTTTAAGgataaaatttacttaattgtaataattaaatcatCCAATTTACTGTCAACTCCCTTAACTCAGGCCTATTTATTTTTAGGATGTTTTTTGCCTTATTtcctatttttaattacaaattttatcatttcaattcttttatattaGAATATTTGTAGAAGGAACAttgaaacttatttaatttttttattttctccatcTCCTATACAAAATATGGCTATCTTTGGAAAATGATTTCCCATATGATAAGATCAATTTGATTTTAGAGTATGTAGGTCACCATGTCAGTGGAAAGCATGTTGGGTGGGACTGACCTTAGTACTTTGAGGAATCATGGCATTAGGATTGGAGCCATTCTGCAACAACATCGTTTATTGATTTTCACCCAAATGTAAAATGATATTTCTATTTATCTTATCCAAATAAAATATGGTTAGAATGGTTGTTCCATAAATATATCCATCATGGACAAAGATTCATGAGTCATCCAGACAGAGCCCATCAATTCGTACTTGATAAGGATTATTTTGAGAGGATGAATGGGGTCCAACATATATCTTAAGAACAGTGAAAGTAGCCCTCAATTATTTGAATGTGATGAGtatattatattctaaaatattataactgtATTGTAGATTGAGTGTGTTTTTGGGGATTGGCATATAAATGAGAATCTAACAATACAGTTGTTTTATTAATTGTGATGAACTCTAGCACTGTGAGGGTGTCAGTGATGGGATTTATGGGTTGCAGGCATTAATGGAAACCATCTGACCTCAGCTAAAGTTATTCTCACATTGACATCTATGGCATCTCCAGGTACACCAATGAGAATATAACttactataaaataaatactcaTTTACTAAATCTATGCCTAGTATTAAGGCCTTCTATttgtgtaaataaataaattattggatccataaaaagataaatttgataaaattccaTACAACT harbors:
- the LOC108320494 gene encoding (6-4)DNA photolyase isoform X1, giving the protein MMGSGSGSLVWFRKGIRIHDNPALEFASRSASHLYPVFVIDPHYMKPDPDAFSPGSSRAGLNRIKFLLESLVDLDLNLKNLGSRLLILKGDPAEVVIHCLKEWNVSKLCFEYDTEPYYQALDVKVKNFALAAGIEVFSPVSHTLFNPTDIIQKNGGKPPLSYQSFVKLAGEPPSPLTTVYSSLPPVGHLGSCDISEVPTITDLGYGDAEQDEFSPFKGGESEALKRLDECMKDKKWVANFEKPKGNPSAFLKPATTVLSPYLKFGCLSSRYFYQRIQDIYRSMPKHTSPPVSLTGQLLWREFFYTAAFGTPNFDRMKGNRICKQIPWKDDDKLLEAWREARTGFPWIDAIMIQLRRWGWMHHLARHSVACFLTRGDLFVHWEKGRDVFERLLIDSDWAINNGNWMWLSCSSFFYQYNRIYSPTTFGKKYDPNGDYIRHFLPVLKDMPKEYIYEPWTAPKSIQTKANCIIGKDYPIPVVSHDSASKECRRKMGEAYALNKELNGLVGEDDLKNLRRKLDESERQEPEGKRYKQKLIG
- the LOC108320545 gene encoding uncharacterized protein LOC108320545; translated protein: MATTFTFIRPPIIRASAGSPAKPDPNNRKPVSSNWWAPLFGWPAEADYISPNPSKKPDLERELNRPGSRFAGCFTEEKAKQLRKKTVETSTFHDIMYHSAIASRLASDISKGYEK
- the LOC108320494 gene encoding (6-4)DNA photolyase isoform X2: MMGSGSGSLVWFRKGIRIHDNPALEFASRSASHLYPVFVIDPHYMKPDPDAFSPGSSRAGLNRIKFLLESLVDLDLNLKNLGSRLLILKGDPAEVVIHCLKEWNVSKLCFEYDTEPYYQALDVKVKNFALAAGIEVFSPVSHTLFNPTDIIQKNGGKPPLSYQSFVKLAGEPPSPLTTVYSSLPPVGHLGSCDISEVPTITDLGYGDAEQDEFSPFKGGESEALKRLDECMKDKWVANFEKPKGNPSAFLKPATTVLSPYLKFGCLSSRYFYQRIQDIYRSMPKHTSPPVSLTGQLLWREFFYTAAFGTPNFDRMKGNRICKQIPWKDDDKLLEAWREARTGFPWIDAIMIQLRRWGWMHHLARHSVACFLTRGDLFVHWEKGRDVFERLLIDSDWAINNGNWMWLSCSSFFYQYNRIYSPTTFGKKYDPNGDYIRHFLPVLKDMPKEYIYEPWTAPKSIQTKANCIIGKDYPIPVVSHDSASKECRRKMGEAYALNKELNGLVGEDDLKNLRRKLDESERQEPEGKRYKQKLIG